In the genome of Chryseobacterium oryzae, one region contains:
- a CDS encoding shikimate dehydrogenase family protein, translating to MESKHKLGLIGKNISYSFSKNYFEQKFKKKNLTEYSYEIFDIQEIEEIERIFSDTNIFGLNVTIPYKEKVIQYLDELSDEAEKIGAVNCIAIVDGKRKGYNTDAFGFEKTLAAHQKSHHQSALILGDGGAAKAVQYVLNKRQIPFKTISRKSELNFDNIDAHIVSEHTLIIHCTPVGTFPNVEDCVRFPFEALTKQHLVIDLIYNPECTQFLIKAAENGAKTVNGLYMLEQQAEKAWEIWSFQKK from the coding sequence ATGGAATCTAAACATAAACTCGGGCTGATTGGTAAGAATATTTCCTATTCTTTTTCTAAAAACTATTTTGAGCAAAAATTTAAAAAAAAGAACCTTACAGAATATTCTTACGAAATTTTTGATATACAGGAAATTGAAGAAATTGAAAGAATTTTCTCCGATACAAATATTTTTGGGCTGAATGTAACGATTCCGTATAAAGAAAAAGTTATTCAATATCTTGATGAACTGAGCGATGAAGCAGAAAAAATAGGAGCTGTAAACTGTATTGCTATAGTAGATGGAAAAAGAAAAGGTTATAATACAGATGCTTTCGGATTCGAAAAAACTTTGGCTGCCCATCAGAAATCTCACCATCAATCTGCTCTTATTTTAGGAGATGGCGGAGCTGCTAAAGCGGTTCAGTATGTTTTAAATAAACGCCAGATTCCTTTTAAAACAATCTCAAGAAAATCTGAATTGAATTTTGATAATATTGATGCCCATATTGTTTCTGAACATACATTAATTATTCATTGCACACCTGTAGGAACTTTCCCGAATGTGGAAGATTGTGTTCGTTTTCCTTTCGAAGCACTTACAAAACAGCATTTGGTAATAGATTTAATTTACAACCCAGAGTGTACGCAATTTCTTATAAAAGCTGCAGAAAACGGAGCAAAAACAGTTAATGGATTGTATATGCTCGAGCAACAGGCAGAAAAAGCTTGGGAAATTTGGTCGTTTCAAAAAAAATAA
- a CDS encoding DUF349 domain-containing protein: MTTENNLSENEENKPSVEIQENEAKIEKTEENNYEEQHSDEDQHVVAEELSLADTLKEMEKIINSSDAGERFREFNALKDKANHYIHDEVEDKKHEYVDAGNAPENFSFEHPSQSKLSALINIFKEKNDHFQKNQEEEQKKNLDQRQGIIERLKNLYTNSEPGTNLFKSIREIKEEWSNAGQVAKSEFKILNNNYFHHLNQFYQMLDMNKEFLEQEYSHNLEKRQHIIARAKELENEPVVQKALNELQYLHKLWKEEAEPVAEEFREKTWDEFKEISNKIHERKTELSATIEAEQNANLEKKNEIIANIKKLAENLENANHNYWQNAIKQVEALRTDFLKTGSVPRKLSNVNWNDFKTTLRNFNTVKNNYYKSLKGSQQQNLEEKLKLIQTAKDNMLSEDWDIAVSLFKKLQEDWKKIGHVPKSMTNKIWDEFREACNTFFNNYREKSSASTDNWKENYKLKKDILEELKAISDEEGSVEKIEALKTSWNNIGKVPRDKMAINSEFNRTLREKLKLNKINELELKEEGLSENQLTDKARKIKNQIADLESEIVKLENNLAFFNKPTRDNPLLRDTFNTIDDKKAHLETLKQNLHSIISGE; this comes from the coding sequence ATGACAACAGAAAATAATCTTTCTGAAAACGAAGAAAACAAACCTTCTGTAGAAATTCAGGAAAACGAAGCGAAAATCGAGAAAACTGAAGAAAACAATTATGAAGAACAACATTCTGATGAAGATCAGCACGTTGTTGCCGAAGAATTGTCTCTTGCAGATACGTTAAAGGAAATGGAGAAAATCATCAATTCCAGCGATGCAGGAGAGAGGTTTAGGGAGTTCAATGCGTTGAAGGATAAAGCAAATCATTATATTCACGATGAGGTGGAAGATAAAAAACATGAATATGTAGATGCAGGAAATGCACCGGAAAATTTCAGTTTTGAACATCCTTCTCAGTCCAAACTTTCCGCACTTATCAATATTTTTAAGGAAAAGAACGATCATTTCCAGAAAAATCAGGAAGAAGAGCAGAAAAAAAATCTCGATCAGCGACAGGGGATTATCGAACGTCTAAAGAATCTTTATACCAATTCTGAACCGGGAACCAATCTTTTTAAATCTATAAGAGAAATTAAAGAAGAGTGGTCTAATGCAGGTCAGGTTGCAAAATCCGAATTTAAAATACTGAATAACAATTATTTCCACCATCTGAATCAGTTCTATCAGATGTTGGATATGAATAAAGAATTTTTGGAGCAGGAGTACAGCCATAATTTAGAAAAAAGACAGCATATTATTGCTCGTGCTAAAGAGCTTGAAAATGAACCTGTTGTGCAAAAAGCACTCAACGAACTGCAATATTTGCATAAACTTTGGAAAGAAGAGGCAGAACCGGTGGCGGAAGAATTTCGTGAAAAAACTTGGGATGAATTTAAAGAGATTTCCAACAAAATTCATGAAAGAAAAACTGAGCTTTCAGCAACAATTGAAGCAGAACAGAATGCTAATCTTGAGAAGAAAAATGAAATTATTGCCAATATAAAAAAGCTTGCAGAGAATCTGGAAAATGCCAATCATAATTATTGGCAAAATGCCATTAAGCAGGTTGAAGCTCTCCGTACAGATTTTCTGAAGACAGGAAGTGTACCAAGAAAGCTTTCTAATGTGAATTGGAATGATTTTAAAACGACATTGAGGAATTTTAACACTGTTAAAAATAACTACTATAAATCTCTTAAAGGTTCTCAGCAACAGAATCTTGAAGAAAAACTGAAACTCATCCAAACTGCTAAAGACAATATGTTGTCTGAAGATTGGGATATTGCTGTGAGTTTGTTTAAAAAACTTCAGGAAGACTGGAAGAAAATTGGTCATGTACCCAAAAGTATGACCAATAAAATTTGGGATGAATTCCGTGAAGCTTGTAATACATTTTTTAATAATTACAGAGAAAAAAGCAGTGCTTCTACCGATAACTGGAAGGAAAACTACAAGCTTAAAAAAGATATTCTTGAAGAACTTAAAGCAATCTCGGACGAGGAAGGCAGTGTAGAGAAAATTGAAGCACTTAAAACTTCTTGGAACAATATTGGGAAAGTTCCGAGAGATAAAATGGCAATAAATTCTGAATTTAACCGTACGCTAAGAGAAAAACTGAAGCTTAATAAAATTAATGAGCTGGAACTGAAAGAAGAAGGTCTTTCTGAAAATCAGCTAACGGATAAAGCTAGAAAAATTAAAAATCAAATCGCTGATTTGGAATCTGAAATCGTTAAACTTGAAAATAATTTAGCGTTTTTCAATAAGCCAACGAGAGATAACCCGCTTTTGAGAGATACTTTTAATACCATTGATGATAAAAAAGCTCATCTTGAAACTTTAAAACAAAATCTTCACAGCATTATTTCTGGTGAATAA
- the ribD gene encoding bifunctional diaminohydroxyphosphoribosylaminopyrimidine deaminase/5-amino-6-(5-phosphoribosylamino)uracil reductase RibD yields MQHEFFIRRCIELAQKATGNTYPNPLVGSVIVHNGKIIGEGYHQKAGENHAEINAINSVEDKSLIPESTIYVSLEPCAHFGKTPPCALKIVELGFKKVVIGALDSHDKVNGKGKKIIEDAGIEVISGVLEQECINLNKRFFTFHEKKRPFIILKWAESGDHFMDKDFKPTQISNSLTKQFVHQLRNNEHSILIGTMTAMRDNPSLTTREIVGRNPVRVLIDMDLKVPENYHIFNDEAETLVFNSVKESHEKHVTFIKISRENFIQNLLNKLHEMQIQSVIVEGGSIVLQQFIDAGLWDETLVIRNNNLTLENGTPAPKFLFTPSFVQDFRDNVIEFYKNSN; encoded by the coding sequence ATGCAGCACGAATTTTTTATCAGACGGTGTATTGAATTGGCACAGAAAGCTACCGGAAATACATATCCAAATCCTTTGGTGGGAAGTGTTATTGTACACAACGGAAAAATAATAGGAGAGGGATATCATCAAAAAGCAGGAGAAAATCACGCAGAAATTAATGCTATTAATTCTGTAGAAGACAAAAGTCTTATTCCGGAATCAACCATTTATGTATCATTAGAGCCATGTGCTCATTTTGGGAAAACTCCACCTTGTGCTCTCAAAATTGTGGAGTTGGGTTTTAAAAAAGTGGTTATTGGAGCATTAGATTCCCACGATAAAGTAAACGGGAAAGGAAAAAAAATAATTGAAGATGCAGGAATTGAAGTAATTTCGGGAGTTTTGGAACAGGAATGCATCAATTTAAACAAAAGATTTTTTACTTTTCACGAAAAAAAACGTCCTTTTATCATTTTAAAATGGGCGGAGTCGGGCGATCATTTTATGGATAAAGATTTTAAACCCACTCAGATCAGTAATTCTCTTACCAAGCAGTTTGTGCATCAGCTTAGAAATAACGAGCATTCTATTCTTATCGGAACCATGACGGCAATGAGGGATAATCCAAGTCTTACTACAAGAGAAATCGTTGGAAGAAATCCTGTTAGAGTTCTTATTGATATGGATTTGAAAGTTCCTGAAAACTATCATATTTTTAATGATGAAGCAGAAACTTTAGTGTTTAATTCTGTAAAAGAATCGCACGAAAAACATGTAACATTTATTAAAATAAGCAGAGAAAATTTTATTCAAAATCTTTTGAACAAGCTTCATGAAATGCAGATTCAATCGGTAATTGTAGAGGGTGGAAGCATTGTTTTGCAACAATTTATAGATGCCGGTTTGTGGGACGAGACTTTGGTTATCAGAAATAATAATCTCACTTTAGAAAATGGAACTCCGGCTCCGAAATTTTTATTTACTCCTTCTTTTGTGCAGGATTTCAGAGATAATGTTATTGAGTTTTATAAAAATTCTAATTAG
- a CDS encoding IMPACT family protein codes for MLYEYQTIERPVENILLKEKGSKFIGFAFPVQDETELKETLEKVRTEHPKATHHCYAFRFGLKGELYRANDDGEPSGSAGLPIYNQLLANELTNILLVVVRYYGGTKLGVSGLVKAYKESAKVTLEEAEIITKELETKIEITFNFNQQNVIFTLLSKFDAKVLNFDAEQNAVILARIKTKYTDDIVDSIHNIQHTNCIIIN; via the coding sequence ATGTTGTACGAATATCAAACCATCGAAAGACCTGTTGAAAATATTCTGCTGAAAGAAAAAGGCAGCAAGTTTATAGGATTTGCCTTCCCGGTTCAGGATGAAACCGAACTTAAAGAAACCTTAGAAAAAGTGAGAACAGAGCATCCTAAAGCAACGCATCACTGTTATGCATTCCGTTTTGGTTTGAAAGGTGAGTTGTACCGTGCCAATGATGATGGAGAACCTTCCGGAAGTGCTGGTTTACCAATTTACAATCAGCTTCTCGCTAACGAACTTACCAATATTCTTCTTGTGGTGGTAAGGTATTATGGAGGTACAAAACTGGGAGTTTCTGGTTTGGTAAAAGCATATAAAGAATCAGCAAAAGTTACTTTGGAAGAAGCTGAAATAATTACAAAAGAACTCGAAACAAAGATTGAAATTACATTTAACTTCAATCAGCAGAATGTTATTTTTACCTTACTCTCAAAGTTTGATGCTAAAGTGTTGAACTTCGATGCTGAACAGAACGCCGTTATTTTAGCAAGAATAAAAACCAAATATACAGACGATATTGTAGATTCTATACACAATATTCAGCACACCAATTGTATCATTATTAACTGA
- a CDS encoding zinc metallopeptidase produces the protein MNGYYLIIGIIMLASWLVSSRLKSKFEYYSKVHLRNGMSGKEVAEKMLRDNNINDVQVISVPGQLTDHYNPEDKTVNLSEAVYMQRNAAAAAVAAHECGHAVQHAVGYSMLQLRSKLVPVVNISSNLMQFVIIAGIAVMIASGSKLLLTIGVIMFAATTLFAFITLPVEYDASERAMKWLKDTGTVTSEEFVGVQDSLKWAARTYVVAAIGSLVQLLYFASLLMGGRRD, from the coding sequence ATGAATGGTTATTATCTTATAATAGGAATTATTATGCTGGCTAGCTGGCTGGTTTCCTCAAGATTAAAATCCAAGTTTGAATATTACTCCAAAGTCCACCTGAGAAACGGAATGTCTGGAAAGGAAGTGGCAGAAAAAATGCTCAGAGACAACAATATAAACGATGTTCAGGTGATTTCTGTTCCCGGACAATTAACCGACCATTACAATCCCGAAGATAAAACAGTAAATCTTTCTGAGGCAGTTTATATGCAGAGAAATGCAGCAGCGGCGGCAGTTGCAGCACATGAATGCGGTCACGCAGTGCAACATGCAGTGGGTTATTCTATGTTACAATTGAGATCTAAACTTGTTCCTGTTGTAAATATCAGTTCCAACTTAATGCAGTTCGTTATTATTGCAGGAATTGCGGTAATGATTGCAAGTGGAAGCAAATTATTATTAACAATTGGAGTAATTATGTTCGCTGCAACAACCCTGTTTGCTTTTATAACACTTCCTGTAGAATATGATGCGAGTGAAAGAGCAATGAAATGGCTAAAAGATACCGGAACAGTTACTTCTGAAGAATTTGTTGGAGTACAAGACAGCTTAAAATGGGCAGCAAGAACTTATGTAGTTGCCGCGATAGGATCATTAGTTCAGTTACTTTACTTTGCCTCTCTATTAATGGGCGGAAGAAGAGATTAA
- a CDS encoding GNAT family N-acetyltransferase produces the protein MSEISIFEVKTQEDLNHFVKFPMDLYKNNPFFVPSFVNDEKNIWNSDENPALSYSEAKKFLAKKNGQIVGRIAVIINHKEEKELGIRKVRFGWIDFIDDLEVSKTLINAAVDFAKEHQINMIEGPMGFTNLDKAGMLTLGFDKLATMIGIYNHKYYPEHLEKLGLVKEKEWVEFELKFPEILPEKVHKFNDLISQKYKLKVLHFKNKEEILEYVDPMFDLLDETYKHLSTYTPISDEQRKTYKEKYFKLIDKDFIVCVADENNQLVSFAITMPSYSRALQKSKGKLLPFGWWYFLQAGRKNDRANFYLIGIHPDYQRRGVTSIIFKEIWKIFRKKGVKYLETNPELEDNKSIQLLWQDYNPVNHKRRRTYSLKF, from the coding sequence ATGTCAGAAATTTCAATTTTTGAAGTAAAAACTCAAGAAGATCTCAATCATTTTGTGAAATTCCCTATGGATTTGTACAAAAATAATCCTTTTTTTGTGCCTTCATTCGTTAATGATGAAAAAAATATTTGGAATTCTGATGAGAATCCTGCACTTAGTTATTCTGAAGCTAAAAAATTTTTAGCAAAAAAAAATGGTCAGATTGTTGGGAGAATCGCTGTAATCATCAATCATAAGGAAGAAAAAGAGCTTGGAATAAGAAAAGTACGTTTTGGCTGGATAGATTTCATTGATGATTTGGAAGTGTCTAAAACCCTTATTAATGCTGCTGTTGATTTTGCTAAGGAACATCAAATCAATATGATTGAAGGTCCGATGGGATTTACAAATCTTGATAAAGCCGGAATGCTCACATTGGGCTTCGATAAACTGGCGACAATGATTGGTATTTACAACCATAAATATTATCCCGAACACCTTGAAAAACTAGGTTTGGTTAAAGAAAAAGAATGGGTAGAATTTGAACTGAAATTTCCGGAAATTCTTCCTGAGAAAGTGCATAAATTCAACGATCTTATATCGCAGAAATACAAACTGAAAGTTCTCCATTTTAAAAATAAAGAGGAAATATTAGAGTATGTAGATCCTATGTTTGATTTGCTCGATGAAACCTATAAACATCTTTCTACCTATACGCCAATTTCCGATGAACAAAGGAAAACCTATAAAGAAAAATACTTTAAACTTATCGATAAAGATTTTATTGTCTGCGTTGCCGATGAGAATAATCAACTGGTATCTTTTGCCATCACAATGCCTTCCTATTCCAGAGCTTTACAGAAGTCTAAAGGAAAACTTTTACCTTTCGGATGGTGGTATTTTCTTCAGGCAGGCAGAAAAAACGACAGAGCAAATTTTTATTTGATAGGGATTCATCCCGATTACCAAAGACGTGGGGTAACTTCTATTATTTTTAAAGAAATATGGAAAATTTTCCGCAAAAAAGGTGTTAAATATCTGGAAACTAATCCCGAACTTGAAGACAATAAAAGTATTCAGCTTTTATGGCAAGATTACAATCCGGTGAATCACAAAAGAAGAAGAACTTATTCCTTAAAATTTTAA
- a CDS encoding NADH-quinone oxidoreductase subunit A codes for MNLPESYIPILIQAGVAVGFVAISLLGAHFLGPKQKKGNSVKNQSWECGVPVEGNARTPFSIKYFLTAVLFVLFDIEIVFFYPYAVNFREFGLEGFFAVLTFVAIFFLAFFYVWKRGALDWDK; via the coding sequence ATGAATTTACCTGAAAGTTATATTCCGATACTTATCCAAGCTGGTGTTGCAGTGGGCTTTGTAGCCATTTCTCTATTAGGTGCACATTTCTTGGGACCCAAACAAAAGAAAGGAAATTCTGTAAAGAACCAAAGTTGGGAGTGTGGTGTGCCTGTTGAGGGAAATGCCAGAACTCCTTTTTCTATTAAATATTTCTTAACAGCAGTATTATTTGTGCTTTTCGATATCGAAATTGTATTCTTCTATCCTTATGCTGTTAACTTTAGAGAATTTGGTCTTGAAGGTTTTTTTGCAGTGCTTACCTTCGTAGCGATATTCTTTCTAGCGTTTTTCTACGTTTGGAAACGCGGAGCATTAGATTGGGATAAATAA
- a CDS encoding NADH-quinone oxidoreductase subunit B has translation MSDQKPIIRTDAPAPEGFEGEGFFATKLSSVIGMARKFSLWPLPFATSCCGIEFMATLNPTYDASRFGMERNSFSPRQADMLMVCGTISKKLGPVLKEVYTQMAEPKWVVAVGACASSGGIFDTYSVLQGIDKIIPVDVYVPGCPPRPEQIIEGVMQVQALAESESIRRRDTPEYQALLDSYNISN, from the coding sequence ATGTCAGATCAAAAACCAATTATACGAACAGATGCGCCGGCTCCTGAAGGATTTGAAGGAGAAGGTTTTTTTGCAACGAAACTGAGCAGCGTAATCGGGATGGCGAGAAAATTTTCTCTGTGGCCGCTTCCGTTTGCTACCTCATGTTGTGGTATCGAGTTTATGGCGACTTTAAATCCTACTTATGATGCCTCAAGATTTGGGATGGAAAGAAACTCTTTCTCACCAAGACAGGCAGATATGCTGATGGTTTGCGGAACTATTTCTAAAAAACTGGGACCTGTTTTAAAGGAAGTTTATACTCAGATGGCAGAACCGAAATGGGTGGTAGCTGTTGGAGCATGTGCTTCCAGCGGTGGTATTTTCGATACATATTCTGTTTTACAGGGTATTGATAAAATTATTCCGGTAGACGTTTATGTTCCCGGATGCCCGCCAAGACCGGAACAGATTATTGAAGGTGTTATGCAGGTTCAGGCTTTGGCAGAAAGCGAAAGCATCAGAAGAAGAGATACGCCGGAATATCAAGCCCTTTTGGATTCTTATAATATTAGCAATTAA
- a CDS encoding NADH-quinone oxidoreductase subunit C, translated as MTNEFVLEAITREFPESVLSHSEPYGMLTMEIKKEDIKKVIHYLRDSSLEFNFLTDICGIHYPEIKEKEIGVVYHLHNMMTNVRIRLKAFMTRENMEVDSMTELFAGANWMERETYDFFGIKFKGHPDLRPILNMEDLGYHPMLKEYRLEDGTRTDKNDSMFGR; from the coding sequence ATGACCAACGAATTTGTATTAGAAGCCATTACGAGAGAATTTCCTGAATCGGTATTGTCGCATTCAGAACCTTACGGAATGCTTACGATGGAGATAAAAAAAGAAGATATTAAAAAAGTTATTCATTATCTTAGAGATTCTTCTTTAGAATTTAATTTTCTTACAGACATTTGTGGAATCCATTATCCTGAGATTAAGGAAAAAGAAATTGGAGTAGTATATCATCTGCATAATATGATGACGAATGTTAGAATACGTCTGAAAGCATTTATGACAAGAGAAAATATGGAGGTAGATTCTATGACAGAACTCTTTGCAGGAGCCAATTGGATGGAACGAGAAACGTATGATTTCTTCGGAATTAAATTCAAAGGTCACCCGGATTTGAGACCTATCCTGAATATGGAAGATCTTGGCTATCATCCTATGCTGAAAGAATATCGTTTGGAAGATGGTACAAGAACCGATAAGAATGACTCCATGTTCGGAAGATAA
- a CDS encoding NADH-quinone oxidoreductase subunit D translates to MKDNSLSNILNQYDSKEQIDGQLYTLNLGPTHPATHGIFQNVLTMDGERILHSEQTVGYIHRAFEKISERRNFSQITTLTDRMNYCSAPINNLGWHMTVEKLIGVEVPKRVDYMRVILMELARIGDHLICNGVTGMDSGAITGLTYMFIERERIYDMYEQICGARMTTNMGRIGGFERDFTPKFHELLKDFLKTFPPRFQEFCNLLERNRIFMDRTIGTGAISAERALSYGFTGPNLRAAGVDYDVRVAQPYSSYQDFDFIIPVGTAGDTYDRFMVRQQEIWESIKIIKQAYENLPEGPFHADVPDFYLPEKADVYQKMEALIYHFKIVMGETDVPKGEVYHAVEGGNGELGFYLVSDGGRSPYRLHFRRPCFIYYQAYPEMITGSVISDAIVTMCSMNIIAGELDA, encoded by the coding sequence ATGAAAGACAACTCTTTATCTAACATACTTAATCAATACGACAGTAAAGAACAGATTGATGGGCAGCTTTATACCCTGAATCTGGGACCTACTCACCCTGCAACTCACGGAATCTTTCAGAATGTTCTTACCATGGATGGAGAAAGAATCTTGCATTCTGAGCAAACTGTTGGGTATATCCACAGAGCTTTTGAAAAAATTTCCGAAAGAAGAAATTTCTCTCAAATTACTACACTTACAGACCGTATGAACTATTGTTCTGCACCTATCAATAATCTTGGTTGGCATATGACAGTAGAAAAGCTGATCGGCGTTGAAGTTCCCAAGCGTGTAGATTATATGCGTGTTATTTTGATGGAATTAGCAAGAATTGGAGACCATTTAATCTGTAACGGTGTTACAGGGATGGATTCTGGTGCGATTACAGGTCTTACCTATATGTTCATCGAAAGAGAGCGTATCTATGATATGTATGAGCAAATATGTGGAGCAAGAATGACAACCAATATGGGAAGAATCGGAGGTTTTGAAAGAGATTTCACCCCGAAGTTTCATGAGTTGCTCAAAGATTTCTTAAAAACCTTTCCGCCAAGATTTCAGGAGTTCTGTAATCTTTTGGAAAGAAACAGAATATTTATGGACAGAACCATCGGTACCGGAGCAATTTCGGCAGAAAGAGCTTTAAGCTATGGTTTTACAGGTCCTAATTTACGTGCAGCAGGTGTAGATTATGATGTAAGAGTTGCTCAGCCTTATTCTTCATATCAGGATTTTGATTTTATCATTCCGGTAGGAACTGCAGGCGATACTTATGATCGTTTCATGGTTCGTCAGCAGGAGATTTGGGAATCTATTAAAATCATTAAGCAAGCTTACGAAAATCTTCCTGAAGGACCTTTCCATGCGGATGTTCCGGATTTTTATCTCCCGGAAAAAGCAGACGTTTATCAAAAAATGGAAGCTTTGATTTATCACTTCAAAATTGTAATGGGAGAAACAGATGTGCCAAAAGGAGAAGTTTACCATGCGGTAGAAGGCGGAAACGGAGAACTAGGCTTCTATTTGGTAAGTGACGGTGGAAGAAGCCCATACAGACTGCATTTCAGAAGACCTTGCTTTATCTATTACCAGGCATATCCGGAGATGATTACAGGTTCTGTAATATCGGATGCTATCGTAACGATGTGTAGTATGAATATTATTGCGGGCGAGTTAGACGCATAA
- a CDS encoding NADH-quinone oxidoreductase subunit NuoE family protein, translating to MSETIAFKPESLAQVHKIIARYPEGRQKSALIPVLHLAQKEFGGWLDVPVMDYVAGLLSIKPIEVYEVATFYTMFNMKPVGKYVLEVCRTGPCMVSGSEKILDHIRTKLNIKDGQTTEDGMFTLKPAECLGACGYAPMMQLGKFFHENLTIEKVDEILDLCREGQVDLG from the coding sequence ATGAGCGAAACAATTGCTTTTAAACCTGAAAGTTTAGCACAGGTACATAAAATTATTGCGAGATATCCTGAAGGAAGACAAAAATCTGCCCTTATTCCTGTTTTGCATTTGGCACAGAAAGAATTTGGGGGTTGGTTAGACGTTCCTGTAATGGATTATGTTGCAGGATTATTAAGCATTAAACCAATTGAAGTATATGAAGTGGCCACTTTTTATACCATGTTTAATATGAAACCTGTAGGTAAATATGTATTGGAAGTTTGCAGAACAGGACCTTGTATGGTTTCCGGTAGTGAAAAAATCCTTGACCATATCAGAACAAAACTAAACATTAAAGACGGACAAACTACAGAAGACGGGATGTTTACCTTAAAACCTGCAGAATGTCTCGGTGCTTGTGGCTATGCTCCGATGATGCAGTTGGGGAAATTTTTCCACGAAAATTTAACGATAGAAAAAGTAGACGAAATCCTTGATCTTTGCAGAGAAGGACAGGTTGACTTAGGCTAA
- the nuoF gene encoding NADH-quinone oxidoreductase subunit NuoF, with protein sequence MSKKLLLKDAHIEGIRYFETYRKQGGYKSAEKALKMTPDEILEEVKTSGLRGRGGAGFPTGMKWSFLAKPEGVPRHLVVNADESEPGTFKDRYLMEFLPHLLIEGMLISSYTLGSNTSYIYIRGEYSWIPDILEEAIDEAKAAGFLGKNILGTGFDLEIYVQRGAGAYICGEETALLESLEGKRGNPRLKPPFPAVKGLWERPTVVNNVESIAAVVPIIEIGGAEYAKIGVGRSTGTKLISACGNINKPGVYEIDMTITVEEFIYSDEYCGGIKDGKKLKACIPGGSSVPIVPANLLLKTVNGEPRYMNYESLADGGFATGTMMGSGGFIVLDEDQSVVEHTMTLARFYNHESCGQCTPCREGTGWMYKILKKIWKGEGKMEDIDLLWDIQRKIEGNTICPLGDAAAWPVAAAIRHFRDEFEWYVKNPELSQTQNYGLAHYADPIPAVEKNA encoded by the coding sequence ATGAGTAAAAAACTTTTACTTAAAGACGCACATATAGAAGGAATTCGCTATTTTGAAACCTACCGTAAACAAGGAGGGTATAAGTCAGCGGAAAAAGCCCTGAAAATGACTCCCGATGAAATTCTTGAAGAAGTAAAAACTTCAGGACTTCGTGGTCGTGGCGGAGCTGGTTTCCCTACGGGAATGAAATGGAGTTTCCTTGCAAAACCAGAAGGCGTTCCAAGACACTTGGTAGTAAACGCTGACGAATCTGAACCTGGGACTTTCAAAGACAGATATTTGATGGAATTTCTTCCTCATCTTTTGATTGAAGGGATGCTTATTTCATCTTACACTTTAGGCTCAAACACTTCATATATCTACATACGTGGAGAATATTCATGGATTCCTGATATTTTGGAAGAAGCCATTGATGAAGCTAAGGCAGCAGGATTTTTAGGTAAAAATATTTTAGGAACAGGTTTCGATCTTGAAATTTATGTTCAGAGAGGAGCCGGAGCTTATATTTGTGGTGAAGAAACCGCTTTGCTGGAATCTCTTGAAGGTAAAAGAGGCAATCCTAGACTAAAACCACCATTCCCGGCTGTAAAAGGACTTTGGGAAAGACCAACGGTGGTAAATAATGTAGAATCTATTGCAGCTGTTGTCCCAATTATTGAAATAGGCGGTGCAGAATATGCCAAAATTGGTGTAGGAAGGTCTACGGGTACAAAATTGATTTCTGCATGTGGAAACATCAATAAACCTGGCGTTTATGAGATTGATATGACCATTACCGTTGAAGAATTTATTTATTCAGACGAATATTGTGGAGGTATAAAAGATGGGAAAAAGCTGAAAGCCTGTATCCCGGGAGGAAGTTCTGTTCCGATTGTTCCTGCCAATTTGTTATTGAAAACCGTAAACGGAGAACCGAGATATATGAACTATGAATCTTTGGCAGACGGTGGCTTTGCTACCGGAACCATGATGGGTTCAGGAGGGTTTATCGTTTTGGATGAAGATCAGTCGGTTGTAGAACATACGATGACTTTAGCTAGATTTTATAACCACGAAAGTTGCGGACAATGTACTCCTTGTCGTGAGGGAACAGGTTGGATGTATAAAATTTTAAAGAAGATTTGGAAAGGCGAAGGAAAAATGGAAGATATAGATTTGCTTTGGGATATCCAGAGAAAAATTGAAGGAAACACCATTTGTCCTTTAGGTGACGCAGCAGCTTGGCCTGTTGCAGCAGCCATCAGACACTTCAGAGATGAATTTGAGTGGTATGTGAAAAATCCTGAGCTTAGCCAGACACAAAATTACGGATTAGCACATTATGCAGATCCAATTCCGGCAGTTGAAAAAAATGCTTAA